A stretch of DNA from bacterium:
CGACTGACAAAGCCCGGCGTCTCATAGACCGGAGTATGTGGGCTGCCGAAGAGCATGTCCTGTAAGGGCAAATACGTGCCCGGCGTGCCTATTCCCACCGCCGAGAACGGCTTTCCACCGGCGACTTCCAAAACTACCTTGTGAATATTCTGGCAGACGCGGTCCAGGCCCAGCGCCGGTTCGGAGGGAGTGCGGCAACGGGATAGAACATTGCGCTGTGCATCCAGCAGGCAGGCTTCCACCTTGGTTCCGCCAAGGTCAATGCCGATAACGTAGGTTTGCGTGCTCAAAAGAGTTTCTTCCTGATAAGGGCCGGTCTTCCGCAATCTACATATTCCGTGTACAATGTCAAGTAGCGGATGCGGCAGGCGCTCACGGAAGACGCCGGCTTCCGGGCCGGCGTCTCTCATACATCAATCGTGCGGTTTCAGGAGTCGAATCCGCAACATCTCATTTCCGCCGCGAAGAGCTTCCTGCCTGAAAGGATCCGCCGGACGCTTGGCCTGCCTTAAGTCCGCCGCGCTGGCCGGTTCTGCCGCTGGTGACAGCCGATCCCGCACCACCGTTAAGCCGCATCATCGACAAGGCGGGTTTACTTGGTGTGGTGGATGCCGGATGTGGCCGCTTCGCCATATCGCCGCTGCTCGCACTGCGTACGGCGGGGCCGCGGTAAGAGGACGGGAGGTTCCACGTCGCGGTCTGTACGGTGGTGCGATTGGGCATCTTGTCTTGCGAGAGCATCGACGCTGAAGGTTCCTTCAATCGTTTCAAACGCGCTTCAAGCTGCGCACTCTGATCCGACAATCGCGCCAAGTTGCCCTTCAAGTCCGCGGCAATACTCAGGGCCGTCCTATCGGCACTGATCTCCGGAAAGTCAACGGTATCCTGCCGCATGTGAATCGAGGCCCACAAGTTTTCCGGAATAGGACCGCGCGGATAGGACACCGGCATCGGCTGGCGGCGGTTGCGCCAGTGCGCGACCTGTTGGCCGGATAGTTTTTTCAATTCAGCATTCACATCCAGCAGCCGCGAACTGACGGAGCGCTGGTCACTGGCTCCGCGCAGAAAGCCGTTCACATCCGCCGCTGGTGGAAATCCGGACGTGCCACTCATGTCGCCGCTGGTCCAGACAGCGCCGGAAGACGGCAAGGCGCCGGTCTTTTCCAACTCCAGCCACAGGGGATTGTCGGCGAGGGCCGTACTCCGCAATTCCTTGCGCAGCGCGGAGGTGCTTGTGCCGTTTGCCGGTTCCGCTGCCCATCCGCTTGCCACCGTCCCCGCCAAAGCCACACACATCCATAGCCATTTTCTGTTCATTCTGTCCTCCGTCACGGACGCACTGCCGGTCTGCTCATTCTGTCAGCTTCAAGATACGCCATGTACCCCGCGCAAGGCAAGATCCCGCCTTCTCCCCGCCGAAAAAGTCCGCGCCCGTTTCACACGCTATCTTCCCACATTACAGAAGCCTACCCAACCCCGCAGAGCCTTGCATGGCCTCATGGTAGCATGATCGCAACATGCCTCCTGCCCATCGCCTGTGCAGAGTGTACGCCCTACGCAGATCCACCAGCTCACATTCGCCATAGACAATTCTGCTCCCTCTGCCGCACCATCTTAAAGCCCATTTGAAGTATGAAAAAAGCTCCCATCCACAAGGAGCCTCTACACAAACACGATAGGTCGCGGCGAACGGCTGTCCAGGAAGATAGCACCCAGCTTACAATCTTCGCTTCACAATCCCCAGCACATTGGGCACAGGCCAGGCTTGAGAACTCTGGCCGCTTTCCGAGAACAGGGTTTCGCCATCGCCGGTCAGTTCCATCTCATGGCCGCCGGAGTTCACATAAAACTGCGCCTCCTGACCGCCTTCAAGATGCTGCGCGCAAACCAAATCCACCGGCAACGCGAGCAGGATACGGTTGAAATCGAACATCGTATACGGAGAGCGCGAGTAGATAAACAAGATCCGTCCCTGCTTGTCTTCACCCAATGCGGCCTCGCTCCATCGCTTCTCCTGCTCTGCCCAGCGATTGGCCCGCGAGCGGTCAATCAGCCGCAAATTCTGAATCACGCAGGCATAATCCTTTTGCACGGCAGCAATCTTCGTATCGTCCAGATCGAAGATATGAAACAGCGGCGTGTCTGTGCGCAGGGGGTTGAAGGCGGCAAGGGATTTGTACGGATTCACCGACGCGTTGTTGGTGTGAGTACCGCATTTCATGTAGCCGGTGTGCGCACGTCTGTCCGTATTGAACATGCCCGCATTGATCGCCGCGGTCATGCCGAACATGCCGCACCATTCCCGCGCGCTCATGGTCACCGCACCATCCGACTCACTGGCCGAATGAAGCTGCAGTTGCCAGTAGGCCGGATCGATCCGCAAAATCGTAATTACCGAATCGCCATCCGTCGCGGCCTCCTGTGCTTT
This window harbors:
- a CDS encoding phosphodiester glycosidase family protein, whose protein sequence is MRVWAIYVALVLLLSEGSARAQDSWSSLGEGLDLGRFKAQEAATDGDSVITILRIDPAYWQLQLHSASESDGAVTMSAREWCGMFGMTAAINAGMFNTDRRAHTGYMKCGTHTNNASVNPYKSLAAFNPLRTDTPLFHIFDLDDTKIAAVQKDYACVIQNLRLIDRSRANRWAEQEKRWSEAALGEDKQGRILFIYSRSPYTMFDFNRILLALPVDLVCAQHLEGGQEAQFYVNSGGHEMELTGDGETLFSESGQSSQAWPVPNVLGIVKRRL